Proteins encoded by one window of Cheilinus undulatus linkage group 13, ASM1832078v1, whole genome shotgun sequence:
- the tmem125b gene encoding transmembrane protein 125: MPELQTFYQTHHIIHHTPGLYLDPTLLQRRMLDDQVELWWFRDPRRSLLCYCASVVLIMGLGLGGVGLLSTTTSLSGEWRLGVGTTLCLLALAVLLKQLLSSAIQDMNCVRSRRRIEQMKSGGRADPALILAVGVAVMLCGTVLLFVATTGGRGHDRKEMLASSLVLLAAGAGMALAVFGYSLLVYLKRRQEERRRMMMRMNRARMLGSRAVRVFSVSAGQMSPVRRDMSSSRISLI, from the coding sequence ATGCCTGAGCTGCAGACCTTCTACCAGACCCACCACATCATTCACCACACCCCAGGTCTTTACCTGGACCCCACCCTCTTACAGCGGCGAATGCTTGATGACCAAGTGGAGCTGTGGTGGTTCAGAGATCCTCGCCGCTCCCTGTTGTGTTATTGTGCCTCGGTGGTCCTCATTATGGGTCTGGGCCTGGGTGGCGTGGGCCTCCTCTCCACAACCACCAGCCTGTCGGGGGAGTGGCGCCTCGGGGTAGGCACCACGCTCTGCCTCTTAGCCCTGGCTGTTCTGCTGAAGCAGCTTCTGAGCTCCGCCATCCAGGACATGAACTGTGTGCGCAGCCGGCGACGCATCGAGCAGATGAAGAGCGGCGGGAGGGCGGACCCTGCGCTCATCTTAGCAGTGGGCGTGGCTGTGATGCTCTGTGGGACCGTTCTGCTCTTCGTGGCCACGACGGGTGGCAGAGGTCATGACAGGAAGGAGATGTTGGCGTCCAGTCTGGTGCTGCTCGCTGCTGGAGCAGGAATGGCTCTTGCAGTGTTTGGCTACAGTTTGCTTGTCTACCTGAAGAGaagacaggaggagaggaggaggatgatgatgaggatgaacaGAGCGAGGATGCTGGGGAGCCGAGCGGTCAGAGTGTTCAGTGTCTCAGCAGGGCAGATGAGCCCGGTCAGGAGAGACATGTCCTCCAGCAGGATCAGTCTCATCTGA